In one Candidatus Sericytochromatia bacterium genomic region, the following are encoded:
- the gmd gene encoding GDP-mannose 4,6-dehydratase, whose amino-acid sequence MAERAFITGITGQDGSYLAEYLLDQGYEVYGLTRRSSQPNDERIAHLKGRLALLSGDLLDSQSLLEALEESRPTEVYNLAAQSFVGASWGQPVLTGEATGLSVTRLLDAVRKVAPKARFYQASTSEMFGKVQAVPQSEATPFYPRSPYGVAKVYGHWITVNYRESYGMHASSGILFNHESPRRGLEFVTRKITDGVARIKLGLTDSLTLGNLDARRDWGFAGDYVRAMWLMLQQAQPDDFVIATGETHSVQEFCELAFAHVGLDWQAHIQQDPRFMRPAEVDLLIGDPTKAKRVLGWEPTVRFPELVAMMVDADLARLAPLAGQTRTVPAAQPHSAAPTS is encoded by the coding sequence ATGGCTGAACGCGCATTCATCACGGGCATCACGGGGCAAGACGGCAGCTATCTGGCCGAGTACTTGCTCGACCAGGGCTACGAGGTGTACGGCCTGACCCGTCGCTCCAGCCAGCCCAACGACGAACGCATCGCGCACCTGAAAGGACGCTTGGCCCTGCTCTCGGGTGATCTGCTCGACAGCCAGAGTTTGCTGGAAGCCCTGGAGGAGTCCCGGCCGACGGAGGTCTACAATCTGGCCGCCCAGAGCTTCGTGGGGGCGAGCTGGGGCCAACCGGTGTTGACGGGAGAAGCGACCGGCCTGAGCGTCACGCGGTTGCTCGATGCCGTGCGCAAGGTGGCGCCCAAGGCGCGTTTCTATCAGGCCAGCACCTCCGAGATGTTCGGCAAGGTGCAGGCCGTGCCGCAAAGCGAGGCGACGCCCTTCTATCCCCGTAGTCCCTATGGCGTGGCCAAGGTCTATGGCCACTGGATCACCGTGAATTACCGGGAAAGCTACGGGATGCATGCCAGCAGCGGGATCCTCTTCAACCACGAGAGCCCGCGCCGGGGGCTGGAGTTCGTGACCCGCAAGATCACCGACGGGGTGGCCCGCATCAAGCTGGGCCTGACCGATTCGCTCACGCTGGGCAACCTGGATGCCCGGCGCGACTGGGGTTTCGCGGGGGACTACGTGCGGGCCATGTGGCTCATGCTGCAGCAAGCGCAGCCGGACGATTTCGTGATCGCCACGGGGGAGACCCACAGCGTGCAGGAGTTCTGTGAGCTGGCGTTCGCGCACGTGGGGCTCGACTGGCAGGCCCACATCCAGCAGGATCCGCGCTTCATGCGCCCGGCCGAGGTCGATTTGCTGATTGGCGATCCCACCAAGGCCAAACGGGTGCTTGGCTGGGAGCCCACGGTGCGCTTCCCGGAGCTGGTGGCCATGATGGTCGATGCCGATCTGGCCCGTCTCGCCCCGCTGGCCGGCCAGACCCGCACCGTCCCCGCCGCTCAGCCGCATTCGGCTGCCCCCACGTCCTGA
- a CDS encoding glycosyltransferase family 2 protein, whose product MSSPSLPHVGVVVLNWRGAALTRRCLASLRAGPGYRLQVLVVDNGSGEAEVAALSEWAEVLALPENLGFAGGMNRGAAALLARGVSHLLLLNNDAELDGETLAHLLAAEVAIAAPTIWQGHFPERSRSWYAGGRLRLGEPLHGRPGAHRAGPVGFASACVLLVEGSTWQALGGLDERYFLYHEDVDFCLRARAIGLWPHWVPQAEAWHLGGASTGRAAGVPALVDYYDTRNGLRVIRTRLRGPARLAALLWWAGVRLPRKLLRILALGPERRAALRAVQQGLGDAWRGHSGARGAAAA is encoded by the coding sequence GTGAGTTCGCCCTCGCTGCCCCATGTGGGGGTGGTCGTGCTGAACTGGCGTGGGGCCGCCTTGACGCGTCGTTGCCTGGCCAGCCTGCGGGCCGGGCCGGGCTACCGGCTGCAGGTGCTGGTGGTCGACAATGGCTCGGGCGAGGCCGAGGTGGCGGCTCTGAGCGAGTGGGCCGAGGTGCTGGCCTTGCCCGAAAACCTGGGTTTTGCCGGCGGCATGAACCGCGGGGCCGCTGCCTTGCTGGCGAGAGGCGTCAGCCACCTGCTGTTGCTCAACAACGACGCCGAACTGGATGGGGAGACCCTCGCCCACCTGCTGGCGGCCGAGGTGGCGATCGCCGCGCCCACCATCTGGCAAGGCCATTTTCCCGAGCGTTCCCGCAGCTGGTATGCGGGCGGCCGCCTCCGCTTGGGGGAACCCCTGCATGGCCGGCCGGGTGCCCATCGCGCGGGTCCGGTGGGCTTTGCCTCGGCCTGTGTGTTGCTGGTCGAGGGGTCGACCTGGCAGGCGCTGGGGGGGCTCGATGAGCGGTATTTCCTGTACCACGAGGATGTCGACTTCTGCCTGCGGGCCCGGGCGATCGGCCTCTGGCCGCACTGGGTGCCCCAAGCCGAGGCCTGGCACCTGGGAGGCGCCTCGACCGGGCGAGCGGCCGGTGTGCCGGCGCTGGTGGATTACTACGACACGCGCAACGGGCTGCGGGTGATTCGGACACGCCTGCGTGGTCCGGCGCGGCTCGCGGCCCTGCTGTGGTGGGCCGGCGTTCGCCTGCCGCGCAAGTTGCTGCGCATCTTGGCCCTGGGCCCTGAACGCCGGGCCGCCTTGCGGGCCGTTCAGCAGGGGCTGGGCGACGCCTGGCGCGGGCATTCGGGGGCCCGGGGCGCCGCCGCTGCCTGA
- a CDS encoding glycosyltransferase → MAAPLPILLCPACGAPGGAPFCRRGDGENLQTCPRCDTIYRMERPLSLAALYDGVTVLESLDQSLDAARWRLGWMLFACDVLGVSPTPLLDNACGQGAFLALARGFELGPLAGCDLTPRARLVTEVTGQAVPAFDFDDVRLSWEEALNPQVVLAWDLLTSLPQPRDAVLHWANRLGEGGLLLFSIPNADALREQARPEKWPGLQRHYEQLCYVGEAGLEALLGSYFQTRVYRAVRFRGEDILLGVATARELTLQQAELLGSVLEAPAVLREAIRAREIGPAGLLGLGLLEGSLGDAGLAEEAATRAEMAGAAPAPAAFVRALVSLRCNRLEPARVDLAIASQSLRLREASHHVLVTVLERLLHEAQTLGTARMQAAIEAEAQLRQEEARLQELVEAPPGERAPAPASVRLPRRALRRGSWLALLSAWGQALSAKLRRWPRPGTSLAGQRAQRDRLLAPHLGKRVVVVLPGADTQGGMTRWHQLGLALARAGCVVVLVDEAASFEPVGDGLFRANLVLARELRRPWVVVTDPRQLTLLTRFCLARVIYDAPVPPVAPATGPLLEPESGLSLRARRGRGVRARVSEAHLAPPAPWTGERLQAAHHTLLTEASVVLARNGTVWEAAQGGRDDVCLLPDGAELSDWQGEGLPPPKELRPLVGANRPLAGYVGPVGQGLSLDLLVAVAGRLPHWAFVLIGPIGKVPLDSLPVNIYLLGERPLGELPAYVQAFSVAMFPVAPEPMLHGFAAPGLMACLAAGKPVVSTPFPDAAGYRGLRTAEDAEGFAAALEVSRASIGLPAARAVRTQDAEQVDWGRRLVPLLARWATLERLPTDVAVVLSRTPWLASASDHRAAQFARAWRSAGWHVVFAQWGELASADGGSLARPGISVLRMAEFDLVGHVSQPPNGRYVAMISSPHPAFEPAIEAMQAAGADLIYDMVEDEDAFREDVTVDLGVEARLAGLADVLTAPTVGAAAVLEARCGRTVHPVPDGLDRERFDRKRRWGRPGDLPSGKPLFVYVGALWDTVFDWAIVERVLQAYPSGHVVLVGDYTDQCPFRPPSHLHILGSRPHASIPAYLAAADVVLMPLTLAPGRPEPRPGEVLGALALGRPVVATAYGERTSWPGLHLAPDADAFVAAISRALSHPVEPAVSEALARINSWEHRLESLLELLSPPVASVLEEPGEPLDAAPVGSTEFDPADLLASPVEAWQTSSLATASDAALPADDFETLSANAPASLASDLRAALPETSLADDLAPAGPEALLASELSAALPETSPADDLAPDGPEGSLASDPSAALPEALGAGDLALGSDTSMPLDPAVTPSPAESAPGPSA, encoded by the coding sequence ATGGCTGCCCCGCTCCCGATCTTGCTCTGTCCCGCGTGCGGCGCGCCAGGTGGCGCGCCGTTCTGTCGCCGCGGTGATGGCGAGAATCTGCAAACCTGCCCGCGCTGCGACACGATCTACCGCATGGAGCGTCCGCTCTCGCTGGCCGCCCTGTATGACGGCGTCACGGTGCTGGAAAGCCTCGACCAGAGCCTCGACGCGGCGCGCTGGCGGCTCGGCTGGATGCTGTTCGCCTGCGACGTGCTCGGCGTGTCGCCGACCCCGCTGCTCGACAACGCTTGCGGCCAGGGTGCCTTCCTCGCGCTGGCGCGGGGTTTCGAACTCGGGCCGCTGGCCGGCTGCGATCTGACCCCGCGGGCCCGCCTGGTCACCGAGGTCACGGGGCAGGCGGTTCCAGCCTTCGATTTCGACGACGTCCGCCTCTCCTGGGAAGAGGCGCTCAACCCCCAGGTGGTGCTGGCCTGGGATCTGCTGACCAGCCTGCCACAGCCACGCGATGCCGTGTTGCACTGGGCGAACCGCCTGGGCGAGGGCGGCTTGTTGCTATTCTCGATTCCCAATGCCGATGCGCTGCGGGAGCAGGCGCGACCGGAAAAATGGCCCGGCCTGCAGCGTCATTACGAGCAGCTGTGCTACGTGGGGGAGGCGGGCCTCGAGGCCTTGCTGGGCAGTTATTTCCAAACCCGCGTGTATCGGGCCGTGCGTTTTCGCGGCGAAGACATCTTGCTGGGGGTGGCCACCGCGCGTGAACTGACGCTTCAGCAAGCCGAGTTGCTCGGGTCGGTGCTGGAGGCGCCGGCGGTCTTGCGGGAGGCGATTCGCGCCCGGGAGATCGGTCCGGCGGGGTTGCTGGGGCTGGGCTTGCTGGAGGGGAGCTTGGGCGACGCGGGCCTGGCGGAAGAGGCCGCCACGCGGGCGGAGATGGCGGGCGCGGCGCCTGCGCCGGCCGCCTTCGTGCGTGCCCTGGTCTCGCTGCGCTGTAACCGCTTGGAGCCGGCGCGGGTGGACCTGGCCATCGCGAGTCAGTCGCTGCGCTTGCGGGAGGCCAGCCACCACGTGCTGGTCACGGTGCTCGAACGGCTGCTGCATGAGGCCCAGACGCTCGGGACCGCGCGCATGCAGGCGGCCATCGAAGCCGAGGCCCAGCTGCGCCAGGAGGAGGCCCGGCTGCAGGAACTGGTGGAAGCGCCGCCCGGGGAGCGCGCGCCTGCCCCGGCCAGCGTGCGCCTTCCCCGGCGCGCCTTGCGGCGTGGGAGCTGGCTGGCCTTGCTGTCGGCCTGGGGCCAGGCCCTGTCAGCCAAGCTGCGGCGCTGGCCGCGCCCGGGGACCTCGCTCGCGGGGCAGCGCGCGCAGCGCGATCGCCTGCTCGCCCCTCATCTGGGCAAGCGGGTGGTGGTGGTCCTGCCCGGCGCGGACACGCAGGGGGGAATGACCCGCTGGCATCAGCTGGGGCTCGCGCTGGCGCGGGCCGGCTGCGTGGTGGTGCTGGTGGATGAGGCGGCCAGCTTCGAGCCGGTCGGGGACGGCCTGTTTCGGGCCAATCTGGTGCTCGCGCGCGAGTTGCGGCGCCCCTGGGTGGTGGTCACCGATCCGCGCCAGCTGACCTTGCTGACCCGTTTTTGTCTGGCCCGCGTGATCTACGACGCGCCCGTGCCGCCGGTGGCCCCGGCCACCGGCCCCCTGCTGGAGCCGGAGAGCGGGCTCAGCCTGCGCGCGCGGCGCGGACGCGGCGTGCGCGCCCGGGTCTCGGAGGCGCACCTGGCCCCCCCCGCTCCCTGGACGGGGGAGCGCTTGCAAGCCGCTCACCACACCCTGCTCACGGAGGCGAGCGTGGTGCTGGCGCGCAATGGCACCGTCTGGGAGGCCGCGCAGGGGGGGCGGGACGATGTCTGTTTGCTGCCTGATGGCGCCGAGCTGTCCGACTGGCAAGGGGAGGGGTTGCCGCCCCCCAAGGAGCTCCGCCCACTGGTGGGGGCCAACCGGCCGCTGGCTGGCTACGTCGGGCCGGTGGGTCAGGGCCTCTCGCTCGATTTGCTGGTGGCGGTGGCCGGGCGCCTGCCGCACTGGGCCTTCGTGCTGATCGGCCCGATCGGGAAAGTGCCGCTCGATTCGCTGCCGGTCAACATCTATCTGCTCGGCGAGCGACCGCTTGGCGAGCTGCCTGCTTACGTGCAGGCCTTCTCGGTGGCCATGTTTCCGGTGGCGCCTGAACCCATGCTTCACGGCTTTGCGGCGCCGGGCCTGATGGCCTGCCTGGCCGCCGGTAAGCCGGTGGTCTCGACGCCCTTTCCCGACGCGGCCGGTTATCGTGGACTGCGCACCGCGGAGGATGCCGAGGGGTTTGCGGCGGCCCTGGAGGTGTCCCGGGCGAGCATCGGCTTGCCGGCCGCTCGGGCCGTGCGCACGCAAGACGCCGAGCAGGTGGACTGGGGACGTCGCCTGGTGCCCTTGCTGGCTCGCTGGGCCACGCTGGAGCGGCTTCCGACGGATGTGGCGGTGGTGCTCAGCCGCACGCCCTGGTTGGCCAGCGCGAGCGATCATCGCGCGGCCCAGTTTGCACGCGCCTGGCGGTCGGCCGGCTGGCACGTCGTGTTTGCCCAGTGGGGCGAACTCGCGTCCGCCGACGGGGGGTCGCTCGCGCGCCCCGGGATCTCGGTGCTGCGGATGGCGGAGTTCGATCTGGTCGGGCACGTCAGCCAGCCGCCGAACGGTCGCTACGTGGCGATGATCAGCAGCCCCCACCCGGCCTTCGAGCCGGCCATCGAGGCCATGCAGGCGGCCGGGGCGGACCTGATTTACGACATGGTCGAAGATGAGGATGCCTTCCGTGAGGATGTGACCGTCGACCTTGGCGTGGAGGCTCGTCTGGCGGGTCTGGCGGACGTGCTGACGGCGCCGACGGTGGGGGCGGCCGCCGTGCTGGAGGCCCGCTGTGGCCGCACGGTCCACCCCGTGCCCGACGGCCTGGACCGCGAGCGCTTCGATCGCAAGCGGCGCTGGGGTCGGCCTGGCGACCTGCCCAGCGGAAAGCCGCTGTTCGTGTACGTGGGGGCCCTCTGGGACACCGTCTTCGACTGGGCCATCGTCGAGCGCGTGTTGCAGGCCTATCCGAGCGGCCACGTCGTGCTGGTGGGCGATTACACCGATCAGTGCCCCTTCCGGCCGCCCTCTCACTTGCACATTCTGGGCAGCCGCCCCCACGCCAGCATTCCGGCCTATCTGGCTGCCGCCGACGTGGTCCTGATGCCCCTGACGCTGGCACCCGGGCGCCCCGAACCCCGACCCGGCGAGGTGTTGGGGGCCCTGGCCCTGGGGCGGCCCGTGGTGGCGACCGCGTATGGTGAGCGCACCAGCTGGCCGGGGCTGCACCTGGCGCCCGATGCGGACGCCTTCGTGGCGGCCATCAGCCGGGCGCTGTCGCATCCCGTGGAGCCGGCCGTCTCGGAGGCGCTGGCCCGCATCAACAGCTGGGAGCATCGACTCGAGAGCCTGCTGGAATTGCTTTCGCCGCCGGTGGCCAGCGTGCTGGAAGAGCCGGGTGAGCCCCTTGATGCCGCACCGGTGGGCTCAACCGAGTTCGACCCGGCAGACCTTCTCGCCTCGCCGGTGGAGGCGTGGCAGACCTCAAGCCTGGCGACGGCATCCGATGCGGCGCTGCCAGCGGATGATTTCGAGACGCTTTCGGCCAATGCCCCGGCGTCGCTGGCGAGCGACCTCCGTGCTGCGCTCCCTGAAACTTCGCTGGCAGATGACCTGGCCCCTGCCGGGCCCGAGGCGTTGCTGGCGAGCGAGCTCAGTGCTGCGCTCCCTGAAACCTCGCCGGCAGATGATCTGGCCCCTGATGGGCCCGAGGGGTCGCTGGCGAGCGACCCGAGCGCCGCGCTCCCTGAGGCCTTGGGGGCGGGCGACCTCGCGCTGGGTTCGGACACCTCGATGCCGCTCGACCCGGCCGTGACGCCCTCGCCGGCGGAAAGCGCGCCCGGGCCCTCGGCGTGA
- a CDS encoding glycosyltransferase family 1 protein, protein MWRHTGIGRYIDQLLSQLDPAWRATAWVAPDDVAAVQARWPQVAIAPCPAPLFSLREQRFWPQALARHAIGLFHAPHLNAPLLSRVPLVVTVHDLIPLHHPGTIGRPGGALAFGAMARWVPARAQAVLTHSQATREDLVTRLGLAPERITVVPLAADTRLARPQPAARLAALRARFGLEGRFVLYIGQWKPYKNLETLLAACVALPEDVRVVLAGRCDPGATHLPAAIARHGLGPRVVLTDWLDDDDLAALLQAASLFAFPSCREGFGLPPLEAMAAGVPVLCSEAPGLREAVGEAAWRLPVRDVAAWQAALRRTLADEPLRAGLIAAGLRHAASRSWAAVAQETQAVYRRVARASGPSRAW, encoded by the coding sequence ATGTGGCGCCACACCGGGATCGGACGCTACATCGACCAGCTGCTGAGCCAGCTGGACCCGGCCTGGCGGGCCACGGCCTGGGTGGCGCCGGACGACGTGGCGGCGGTGCAGGCACGCTGGCCTCAGGTGGCGATCGCCCCCTGTCCCGCGCCGCTGTTTTCCCTGCGGGAACAGCGGTTCTGGCCGCAAGCCTTGGCCCGACACGCGATCGGGCTGTTTCACGCCCCGCACCTGAATGCGCCGCTGCTGAGCCGTGTGCCGCTGGTGGTGACGGTCCACGACCTGATTCCCCTGCACCATCCCGGCACGATCGGCCGCCCGGGGGGGGCGCTGGCCTTTGGCGCCATGGCCCGCTGGGTGCCCGCGCGGGCCCAGGCCGTGCTGACGCATAGCCAGGCCACCCGGGAGGATCTGGTGACGCGGCTGGGCCTGGCGCCCGAGCGCATCACGGTGGTGCCGCTGGCGGCGGACACCCGCCTGGCGCGTCCCCAACCGGCGGCGCGCCTCGCGGCGTTGCGGGCGCGCTTCGGTCTGGAGGGACGCTTCGTGCTGTACATCGGTCAGTGGAAGCCGTACAAGAACCTGGAAACCCTGCTGGCTGCCTGCGTGGCGCTGCCGGAGGACGTACGCGTGGTGCTGGCCGGGCGCTGTGACCCCGGCGCGACGCACCTGCCCGCGGCGATCGCCCGCCACGGCCTCGGCCCGCGCGTGGTGCTGACGGACTGGCTCGACGACGACGATCTGGCGGCCTTGTTGCAGGCGGCCAGCCTGTTCGCCTTTCCCTCCTGCCGCGAGGGGTTCGGTCTGCCCCCGCTCGAAGCCATGGCGGCCGGCGTGCCGGTGCTGTGCAGCGAGGCGCCGGGCCTGCGCGAGGCCGTGGGGGAGGCGGCCTGGCGCCTGCCGGTGCGCGACGTGGCGGCCTGGCAGGCGGCCTTGCGGCGGACGCTGGCGGATGAGCCGCTGCGGGCCGGGCTGATCGCCGCCGGGTTGCGCCATGCGGCCTCGCGCAGCTGGGCCGCCGTGGCCCAGGAGACGCAGGCCGTCTATCGGCGTGTCGCCCGGGCGAGTGGCCCGTCGCGCGCGTGGTAA